The genomic segment GAGATCCGCCTGTTCGCCGGCAACTTCCCCCCGCGCGGCTGGGCCACCTGCGACGGGCAACTCCTGCCCATCTCGCAGAACACGGCCCTGTTCTCCCTGCTCGGAACCAATTACGGCGGGGACGGCCGCAGTACCTTCGCCCTGCCGGACCTGCGCGGCCGCGTGCCCATTCACCACGGCCAGGGTCCCGGCCTGAGCGACCATCCCATCGGAGAGGCCAGCGGCAGCGCGGCCGTCACCCTGCTCACCAGCGAGATGCCCGGCCACACCCACACCGTCCGGGGCGCGCCCGACCCCGCCGAGAGCAGCGTTCCCGGCGGGAAGGCCCTCAGCCGTGGGGTCAACCTCACGCCCTACGCGCCCGCGCCGGCCACCCCCAACACCACCCTGAATCCCGCCGCGCTCACAGCTGCCGGCGCCGACCAGCCGCACAACAACCTCCCTCCCTCCCTGACCCTGACCTTCATCATCGCCCTGCAGGGCATCTTCCCGCCCCGCCAGTAACTGCGTCCGTTCCTGACGCCGGAGGTTTCCGCGCATGACCGACCCCGCCCAGACCGCCGCGCCCGCCACCCGCCGGGGCCTGCTCAAGACCATCGCGGCCCTCGGCGTGGCCGGCCTGACCGGCGCGCCCCTGGCCCGGGCGAGCGCGCCCGCCCTGACCCGCGTCGCCCTGATCGCCCCGCGCCGCAGCCATTACCCCGGCCTGACGACCGCCTTCCAGGACGGCCTGCAGGCTGCCCTGCGCCGCCAGCCCGTCCAGCTCACCACCCACCTCACCGGGCCGCTGCCCCGCGAGGCGCGGGCCGCGGTCCAGACCGCCCTGGAGGGCGGCACCGACCTGCTGATCCTCCTCGGGGACGGGCTCCAGACAGCCGTCCGCGACGTTCTGCAGGGGCAGGCGGTGCCCGTCATCGCCGCCGAACCCGGCGCCCGCCTGCCCGGTCCCGGCGTTCACGCCGCGCCGCTGACCGTCACGGTCTCCCTGCAGGCCTGGGAGGCCGAGTGGGCGCACGGCGCCCACCTCGCCCGCACCGGCGAGCCACTGCACCTGCTGATCTCCGCGCTCGACAGCGGCTACGACCTGCCCTACGCCTTCACGGCCGGGTTCACCAGCGGCGGCGGGCCGCTGACCGGCACCACCGTGACCGACGGCAGCGACCCAGCCACGCTGCTGCGTACCGTCCGGCAGAGCGGCGCCCGCGCCGTGCACCTGCTGAGCAGCGGCGGTGGCGCCGACCTGGCGAGGACCCTGGTGAACGCCGGGCTGCGCGTGACCGCCGGCGGTCTCAGCGCCCCCGCCGTGCAGGCCCTCGTTCCCACCGCGCTGGGCGCACGGCACCACCACCCGTCCCTGCGCGCGCCCCTCGGCACCGACCGTCCCGACCCCTTCCTGACACTCGGCTTCGACACCGGGCAGTGGATCGCCGCGGCCCTGCAGGCCGCGCCGGCCGCGCCGCCCCTGACCCGACACGCCGCGCTGCTGCAGGCCACGGTCACGGCCGCCCGCGGCCCCCTGCGCGCCGATGCACAGGGACTGCTGCGCGCCCCCCTGCTGCTGCGCACCCCCGGCCGCCCCGACCTGACCCTCGCCCCGCCCGCCCCCGGCCGCCCGGAACTGCAACCCGGCGAGCTGCGCAGCGGCTGGCTCCACACCTACCTGCACGCGTGAAGCCCGGACTTCAACCCGCCCCTCCGGGGGTCCACTGGCGTGACGCCGGCCCGCACGACACCGAATTCCGGCGTGAACTCCATCACCTCACGCATCCCCTGGCGGCGGTTCTGCCTGCCGGCCCGGACCTCACGGCGCTGCTCGACCTGCAGTACGCCGCCCGCACGCACGGTTACCGGCAGTGTCATCCGCACGCGCGCGCCCTGATCCTTGAAACCGCGTCCCCGTCAGGCTGCGCCGCCGGGTTCCTGCTGGTAGACGACACCTCACCGGGGCTCGTGCTGGTCGATTTCGCCGTGCACCCGGCGTATCAGCGCCGGGGACTGGGCGCCGCGGCCCTGACCCGCCTGCAGGTGTGGGCGGGTGCCCGGTCCATCACGCTGAACGTCACGCCAGGCAGCCCGGCCGAGAACCTCTACCTGCGCGCCGGATTCACCTTGCAGGGCGCCTCGGCCACCCATCACACGCTCCGCTGGACCCCGCTCCTCTGAAGTGGGTGGGCAGGCGCGGCTGCGTTCCGGCGCTGGCGTCGTAGACTGGGCACCTCAACTTCTGCTGGTGAAACGGGCGGCGCGCAGCAGGGCGGCGCGGCCCGTCTGGAGTGCGTATGTTCGATGAATTCGCTGTGCATGACTTACTGACACCCGAGGAACGCCTGATCCGCGAGAGTGTGCGCGGCTTCTGCGACGCGGAGTTGCTGCCCGAAGTGGCCGCCTGGTGGGATGACGGCGCGCTGCCCGTGCGGGCCGTGATGCGGCGCTTCGGGCAGATGGGCCTCCTGGGGCCGACCGTGCCGGAGGAATTCGGCGGGGCGGGCGCGTCCTACAGCGCGTACGGCGCGATGATGTACGAACTGGAGCGCGTGGACAGCGGCCTGCGCAGCGCCGCGAGCGTACAGGGCAGCCTGGTCATGTTCCCCATTCATGCCTTCGGCAGTGACGAGCAGCGCCGCCGCTGGCTGCCGGGCCTCGCGTCCGGTGAACTGATCGGGTGTTTCGGCCTGACCGAACCGGACGGCGGCAGCGACCCCGGCGCCATGCGCACCCGCGCCCGGCTCGATGGGGACCACTACGTCCTGAACGGCAACAAGATGTGGATCACGAACAGCCCCGAGGCGGACGTGGCGGTCGTGTGGGCCAAGGACGACACCGGCACCGTGCGGGGCTTCATCGTGCCGACCGACACGCCGGGGTTCAGTGCGCCGCCCATTCACCGCAAGATGAGCCTGCGCGCCAGCGTGACCGGCGAGATCGTGCTGCAGGACTGCCGCGTTCCGGTCAGCAACCTGCTGCCGGGCAGCGCCGGCCTGAAGAGTCCACTGTCGTGCCTGACCTCCGCCCGGTTCGGGATCGCGTGGGGCGCGATGGGCGCGCTGGAGGCGGTGTTGCAGGCCACCCTGGACTACACCGGGAGCCGCACGACCTTCGGGCGTCCCATCGCGGCGCGGCAGCTCGTGCAGGACAAACTGGTGCGCATGGCGACCGATCACAGCCTGGGCACGCTGCTCGCCTGGCGGCTGGGCACCCTGAAGGACGCGGGCCGCATGAACTTCGCGCAGGTCAGTTACGCCAAGCGCAACAACGTGCGCGTGGCCCTGCAGGGCGCGCGACTGGCACGCGAGCTGCACGGCGGGAACGGCATCACCACGGAGTACCCGGTCATCCGGCACATGCTGAACCTGGAGACGGTGGACACCTACGAGGGCACGCACGACATTCACACGCTGATCGTGGGTCGCCACCTGACCGGGCAGGGCGCGCTGGAGTAACACGGATTCCGATTGAATGGCTTACAAAGCCGTTGAATCCGGCTGGAGAGCGGCCCCGCAGAGCAGGAGCGCGCGTTCAGCGGCGCAGGGACAGCAGGTCTTCCAGGTGATCCGGCCGGGAGATGTGGTAGCCCTGCGCGTAGTCGCAGCCGAGATCGCTGAGCCGGGCGAGCATGGCGGCGTCCTCGACGCCCTCGGCGACGGTCGAGAGGTGCAGGTCCCGCGCGAGGCGGATGGTGTTGCGCAGCAGCGCGCCCCGCGCGGTCGCCTGCGCGCCTTCCCGCAGGAAGGAACGGTCGAGTTTCACGGTGTCCAGCGGCAGTTCGGTCAGGAGCGACAGGCTGGAGTGGCCGCTGCCGAAGTCGTCCAGCGCCACACGCACCCCGGCGTCCCGCAGTTTGCGCAGGTGCCGGCACGCCAGGTCCACGTCCTGCATGACGCTGCTCTCCGTGACTTCCACGGTCAGCAGCTGCGGCGGCACCTGCAGGTCCGCGAGGGTCTGCAGGACCCGCTCGGCGTAGTCCGGCATCAGCAGTTGCACGGGGCTGACGTTGACGTTCACGTGCGCTTCCGGCCACAGCGCCCGCGCCGCCTGGGTTTCGCGCAGCGCCGTCTGCAGCGCCCAGTCCCCGAGCTGGTAGATCTGACCGCTGCGTTCCGCGACCGGAATGAAGGTGCTGGGTGGCACGGCGCCCAGCTGCGGGTGCTGCCAGCGCAGCAGCGCCTCAACCGCGATCCAGCGGCCGGTGTCCACGTCACTGATCGGCTGGTACATCAGTGACAGTTCCTGCCGTTGCGCGGCTCCCTGCAGCTGCGTTTCGAGGGTGTGTCCGTACTGGCTGCGGCGCAGCATGGTCTCGTTGAAGATGCCCAGGTGTTCGTGCTGGTCGATCGCGTGCTGCAGGGCAAGGTTCGCCTGGCGCAGCAGCGCCGAGAACGGCACGGGGTACGCGGACTGGGCGTAGCCGGCCACCAGCTTGAGGGTCACCTCGCCCTCGCGCAGCGCGAAGGGTTCCTCGAGCTGGGTGAGCATCTGTACCGGGTCGATCTGGCCGGGCGTGCGGGTGATCAGCGCCAGTCCGTTGGAACTGATGCGTCCGACCACATGTTCGCTGTCGCCGTTCCCGAGGCGGGTGGCGAGTTCGCGGATCAGGCGGTCCACGAAGGCGTTCCCGTACAGGCCGCTGAGTTCCTGCAGGCGCGGTACCTCGACCAGCAGGGCGCTGCGGACGCTGGCGTCGTCCTGCAGCAGTTCCGTCAGGCCGGCCCTGGAGTACGCGCCGGTCAGTTCGTCGCGGAGCGTCTGCTCGCGCAGCTGCGCTTCGCGGCCCTGCAGGTGGTCGAGCAGGTCGTTGATGGTCCGGGCGAGCACGCCGAGTTCGGTGCGGTTGGTGGGTTCCAGGCGGTGGTTGGGGTCCCGGGCGATCCGCTGGGTGTCGGCCACGTACTGCGTCAGGACCCGCAGCACCCGGCGGTTCAGGAACGCCGTGAATGCGAGGATCGCGGCCAGCGTGACGAGCAGGATCACCGCCCGTAACTGCCAGAGGGTCTCCTGTCCGGCCAGGTGGACGGCGCGGGGGATGGTGAGTTTCAGGGCCAGTTGCGCGGGACCGCTGGGCGCCTCGATGGGGGCCACGCCGATCACCTGGCGCGGCTGGTACGACAGGGCCGTGCGGCCGTCGGCCGGGAGGCTGGTGAGCTGCGCGGTGTACGTGCGGGGCGTGTGCATCAGTTCGCTCAGCGCCTGTTGCGACAGCAGGCGCGCGAACAGCATCACGCCGCCCCGGCCCGTGCCGTCGTCGCGGGTGATGGGCCGGCCGGCCATCAGGTACGCCTGGGCGTCGACGAGGACGATGCCCTGCGCGCCCTGCGCCGGCAGTGGGCGCGGCAGCTGGGCCAGCAGGGCCCGGACGGTGGCCGGCGCCGCGACCACCCGCGCGCCGTCGAGATGCAGCGCGGTGACCAGGCGCCCGTCGGGCGCGGTGATGCCGCCGTAATCCACCCGGCCACCCATGAAGGTGCTCGTGCCGAACGCGTCGGCCTCGAAGCCGGGGTTGCGGCCGGCCGCGAAGTCGAAGGTGGACGTCCACTGACTGAAGTTCAGGGTGAACAGACTCACCCGCTGCTCCTCGGTGTCGAGGTCCTCGCGGGCGATCTGCGTGTACTGCACGACCTGTTCCCGCTCGATCTGCCGGAAGCGCCGGTCCATCAGGCCCGGAATCACCACCAGCAGCACCAGCAGCGTGGGCACGGCCAGCATGCCGAGCAGGATCACCACCTGCAGGCGCAGCGACTGACCGGGGCCGTGAGGGCCGTTCCACCACCAGCGCCGCCGCAGTGCGGGTCGGTTCACGGACCCCGCCGGGTGTGGGTGCCGGCCCCCGGTGCAGGGGAGTGCGGGCGTGGCGTTCGGAGGTGTGGGCGCATCAGGGGGAGGTCTTCCTTGCTGGGCTGGTCAGGCGCCGGGAGTCGGGTGGACCGCGGGGAGTTGAACGCGTGCGGGGCGCTCGGGCAGGCGTGGCGTCACTCTGATGGGCGCCGGGGCGCGGTGACCGGGAAAGGACGCCCCCGGCGGGCGGAATCCGTCGGCACGGCGGGCGGGAATGGGCGGGCGGGAAGGGGAGGACCGGACCCGGCTTCGGCCGGTCAGGCGCCAGTGGAGGAGGGAACCGGATGGAACAAGGAGGCGGCGGGGCGACCACAGGGGGCCTTTCTCATCTTGTGGCACGGGCGCGGCTGAATCATGAGCCACCCATCCTTCACATTTAGATTCCGGGGGCCACCGGCAGAGCGGCGGAGCCGACCGCAGTGCGGATCAGGAATGGAGGGGATCGCAGGGCGCGGCGCCGGGCCCGCCGGTCCGCAGGGGCCGCGCCGGGTCGAAGGTCAGGATCCGCACGCCGTTGCGGCCCCCCTGTTTCACGCAGTACAGCGCCTCGTCCGCGTCCCAGAGCGTGCGGGTACGTGACCACAGGCCGAACGGCGCACCCCCCACCGAGACCGTCACCTGTTCGAGCGGCTCCCCGAACGGCGTGGCGGCGATCAGGTCGCACAGGCGCTGCGCGACTTCCTCGATCCGGCTGTGCTGGACGCGCCGCAGGATCACGGCGAATTCCTCCCCGCCGTACCGGTACGCGCGGTCGCGGCCGCGCAGGGCGTCCGAGAGCAGGCCCCCGATCCGCGCGAGGACCTGATCGCCCACCGGGTGACCGTGACGGTCGTTCACCTGCTTGAAGTGATCCACGTCGATCAGCAGCAGTGCGTCTCCCGGCGCGGTGAAGGGCAGGTCCAGCTCGAACTGACGGCGGTTCGGCAGGCCCGACAGGGCGTCCCGGTGCGCCTGCTCCCGGTAGGCGTCCGTGCTCTGCAGCAGGGCGACCCGGCCCGTGATCATGCTGGCCACCGCCCAGAACCCCAGCACGCTGAAGGCCAGGCAGGGCAGGTAGCTGCGCTGCAACACGTCCAGATCGCCGCCCAGCAGGACCAGTCCCAGGTCGGTGGGCAGGAAGATCAGGCCCGCCACCCACGCGTGCCGCTGCAGTGATCCGTGGGGGTCACTGATGTTCAGCGCCCAGCGGAACAGGTGCGCCATGCCGCTCACGAGCAGCAGGTTCACCAGCGACAGCGTGGTGGCCGCCGCGCCGTCCAGCGGTCCGCTGCCCAGCGGGGTCGCCAGCGGCAGCAGGGCCGCCGGCAGGCCCGCGAGCAGGCCGCTGCCCATGCCGTAGCGCAGCACGATCACCGCGACCGGCACCAGCGACAGGTTCACCCGCAGGCCGCTCTCGTCGACCGGTCCCAGCAGGACGAGTGCGAGCGTGGTCACGACCGTCAGCGCCAGCCGCATGCCCTTGAGCCGCCAGTGGCGGGGCGGGGGCCACGAGCGGTACGTGAGACTCATCACGAACGACAGCGTGACGAGCACGCTGAAATTCACGAACAGACTCTGGATCAGGGACAGGAACACGGGGGCAGTGAACTCCAGTCGGGTAGGACAGGGGTGGCGTCGCCACAACGGACAGGCATGGACCACTCACTGTTTCATACCGCGCCCCGCTCCGTTGCCTCAGGTGCCGCGCCCCCCAAACGGGCGGTCTTCCCCCAGCGGGTGGGCGCGCGCGAACGCCGCCGCTGCCGCCGCCGGAACCGGCCGGCTGAACAGGAACCCCTGGGCGAACCCGCACCCCAGCGCCTGCGCCGACCGCGCCTGCTCGGGCGTCTCGACCCCCTCGGCCACCACGTTCAGTTCCAGGTGCCGGGCCAGGGTCACCACGCTCGCCACGATGGCCGTCTGCCGGGCGTCGCCGGGCAGGAACGACACGAAACTCCGGTCGATCTTCAGGGTGCCCACCGGGAAGCGCTGCGCCGCTGACAGCGACGCGAACCCCGTGCCGAAATCGTCCAGCATCAGCGGCACGCCCCGCCGGTGCAGCGCCCGCATGGCGCGCAGGGCCTCGGGCGTGTCGGCCAGACTGTGCTCGGTGATCTCGAGGTGCAGGCCCGGCGGGAAGGTCATGGTGAGCAGGTCGCCCGGCGTTCCGGCCTCGACCCCCAGCTGCTGGGCGCTGAGATTGACCGACACGAACAGCCCCGACAGCTCCGGGGCAGCCTGCCATTCCTGCAGCTGCCGCTGCGCCTCGCGCAGCACCCACGCGCCCAGCGGCACGATCAGGCCGCTGCGTTCCGCCACGTCCAGAAACGCGCCCGGCGTGAGCAGGCCGCGCTGCGGATGCTGCCAGCGCAGCAGCGCCTCGAAGCCCACGCAGCGCCCGGACGCCAGATGCATGACCGGCTGGTAGTGCAGCGCGAACTGCTTCTCGCGCAGCGCCACCCGCAACTGCCGTTCGGTGTCCACCCGCGCCAGCGCCTGCTCGTGCATGTGCGGCTCGAACAGCACCGTGCGGTTCTTCCCGCTGCGTTTGGCAGCGTACATGGCGGTGTCCGCGTCCCGCAGCGGTTCCTCCAGGCGCCGGTACGCCCGGGACGCGGTGGCCAGCCCGATGGACGTGGTGATCCGGACTTCCTCGCGCTGCAGGCGGAAGGGCCGCAGCATGGCCCGCTGGAGCCGTTCGGCCACCCGCCGGGCATTCACCTCGTCACAGGGGGCGTCCAGCAGCACCGCGAACTCGTCGCCGCCCATCCGCGCCACCGTGTC from the Deinococcus depolymerans genome contains:
- a CDS encoding phage tail protein, with product MSDPFVGEIRLFAGNFPPRGWATCDGQLLPISQNTALFSLLGTNYGGDGRSTFALPDLRGRVPIHHGQGPGLSDHPIGEASGSAAVTLLTSEMPGHTHTVRGAPDPAESSVPGGKALSRGVNLTPYAPAPATPNTTLNPAALTAAGADQPHNNLPPSLTLTFIIALQGIFPPRQ
- a CDS encoding GNAT family N-acetyltransferase, with the protein product MKPGLQPAPPGVHWRDAGPHDTEFRRELHHLTHPLAAVLPAGPDLTALLDLQYAARTHGYRQCHPHARALILETASPSGCAAGFLLVDDTSPGLVLVDFAVHPAYQRRGLGAAALTRLQVWAGARSITLNVTPGSPAENLYLRAGFTLQGASATHHTLRWTPLL
- a CDS encoding GGDEF domain-containing protein, with translation MFLSLIQSLFVNFSVLVTLSFVMSLTYRSWPPPRHWRLKGMRLALTVVTTLALVLLGPVDESGLRVNLSLVPVAVIVLRYGMGSGLLAGLPAALLPLATPLGSGPLDGAAATTLSLVNLLLVSGMAHLFRWALNISDPHGSLQRHAWVAGLIFLPTDLGLVLLGGDLDVLQRSYLPCLAFSVLGFWAVASMITGRVALLQSTDAYREQAHRDALSGLPNRRQFELDLPFTAPGDALLLIDVDHFKQVNDRHGHPVGDQVLARIGGLLSDALRGRDRAYRYGGEEFAVILRRVQHSRIEEVAQRLCDLIAATPFGEPLEQVTVSVGGAPFGLWSRTRTLWDADEALYCVKQGGRNGVRILTFDPARPLRTGGPGAAPCDPLHS
- a CDS encoding acyl-CoA dehydrogenase family protein, which produces MFDEFAVHDLLTPEERLIRESVRGFCDAELLPEVAAWWDDGALPVRAVMRRFGQMGLLGPTVPEEFGGAGASYSAYGAMMYELERVDSGLRSAASVQGSLVMFPIHAFGSDEQRRRWLPGLASGELIGCFGLTEPDGGSDPGAMRTRARLDGDHYVLNGNKMWITNSPEADVAVVWAKDDTGTVRGFIVPTDTPGFSAPPIHRKMSLRASVTGEIVLQDCRVPVSNLLPGSAGLKSPLSCLTSARFGIAWGAMGALEAVLQATLDYTGSRTTFGRPIAARQLVQDKLVRMATDHSLGTLLAWRLGTLKDAGRMNFAQVSYAKRNNVRVALQGARLARELHGGNGITTEYPVIRHMLNLETVDTYEGTHDIHTLIVGRHLTGQGALE
- a CDS encoding putative bifunctional diguanylate cyclase/phosphodiesterase; amino-acid sequence: MNRPALRRRWWWNGPHGPGQSLRLQVVILLGMLAVPTLLVLLVVIPGLMDRRFRQIEREQVVQYTQIAREDLDTEEQRVSLFTLNFSQWTSTFDFAAGRNPGFEADAFGTSTFMGGRVDYGGITAPDGRLVTALHLDGARVVAAPATVRALLAQLPRPLPAQGAQGIVLVDAQAYLMAGRPITRDDGTGRGGVMLFARLLSQQALSELMHTPRTYTAQLTSLPADGRTALSYQPRQVIGVAPIEAPSGPAQLALKLTIPRAVHLAGQETLWQLRAVILLVTLAAILAFTAFLNRRVLRVLTQYVADTQRIARDPNHRLEPTNRTELGVLARTINDLLDHLQGREAQLREQTLRDELTGAYSRAGLTELLQDDASVRSALLVEVPRLQELSGLYGNAFVDRLIRELATRLGNGDSEHVVGRISSNGLALITRTPGQIDPVQMLTQLEEPFALREGEVTLKLVAGYAQSAYPVPFSALLRQANLALQHAIDQHEHLGIFNETMLRRSQYGHTLETQLQGAAQRQELSLMYQPISDVDTGRWIAVEALLRWQHPQLGAVPPSTFIPVAERSGQIYQLGDWALQTALRETQAARALWPEAHVNVNVSPVQLLMPDYAERVLQTLADLQVPPQLLTVEVTESSVMQDVDLACRHLRKLRDAGVRVALDDFGSGHSSLSLLTELPLDTVKLDRSFLREGAQATARGALLRNTIRLARDLHLSTVAEGVEDAAMLARLSDLGCDYAQGYHISRPDHLEDLLSLRR